The following coding sequences are from one Veillonella rodentium window:
- a CDS encoding 6-pyruvoyl trahydropterin synthase family protein gives MFTVCKRLEVSASHQLKLDYPSKCQQLHGHNWIITVYARSEELDHNGMVIDFTIIKKKIHRRLDHHHINDVLGDINPTAENMAKWIADELGPKCFKVEVQESEGNVAIYERD, from the coding sequence ATGTTTACAGTTTGCAAGCGTTTAGAGGTGAGCGCATCTCATCAGTTAAAACTGGATTATCCCAGCAAGTGTCAGCAGTTGCATGGACATAACTGGATTATTACCGTATATGCCCGTTCAGAAGAGCTCGATCATAACGGTATGGTCATAGACTTTACGATTATAAAGAAAAAGATTCACAGACGTCTGGACCATCATCATATTAATGATGTGCTGGGTGATATCAATCCCACTGCGGAAAATATGGCGAAGTGGATTGCCGATGAATTGGGACCGAAATGTTTCAAGGTAGAGGTACAGGAATCGGAAGGAAATGTTGCGATTTATGAACGTGATTGA
- a CDS encoding radical SAM protein has protein sequence MNVIEIFSSIDGEGSRQGFLTTFLRLYDCNIRCSYCDTTYSYGPDSVYKQMSVQEVADTIESLGNHRITITGGEPLLQEREVIALIDELTRRSESSESCVSEREDEIYSHDTMPYDFNIETNGTIVPSFQRDNVWFTYDYKTPSSLAEKSMNLDIFKVATGRDLIKFVVGTVEDLDCMHHILETQTTKAHIYVSPVWGRIEAASIIEYMKTHNWQNVRFQLQIHKFIWDPDAKGV, from the coding sequence ATGAACGTGATTGAAATCTTTTCCTCTATCGACGGCGAAGGCAGTCGTCAAGGTTTCTTAACGACGTTTCTGCGGTTGTATGACTGTAATATTCGCTGCTCCTATTGCGATACAACGTATAGTTATGGACCGGACAGTGTGTATAAACAGATGTCCGTTCAAGAGGTAGCCGATACCATTGAAAGTTTAGGTAATCACCGCATCACCATTACCGGTGGCGAGCCTTTACTGCAGGAACGAGAAGTTATTGCGCTCATTGATGAGCTGACACGTCGCAGTGAATCTTCCGAATCTTGTGTATCAGAGCGTGAGGATGAAATTTATTCACATGATACGATGCCATATGATTTCAATATCGAGACGAACGGTACTATCGTACCGAGCTTTCAACGGGATAATGTATGGTTCACCTATGATTACAAGACACCGTCGTCTTTGGCGGAGAAGTCTATGAATCTCGATATATTCAAGGTGGCTACCGGGCGGGATCTCATCAAATTTGTGGTCGGTACCGTTGAAGACTTGGATTGTATGCACCATATTCTTGAAACGCAGACGACAAAGGCACACATTTATGTGTCGCCCGTCTGGGGACGGATTGAGGCGGCCTCGATTATTGAATATATGAAAACTCATAATTGGCAGAATGTGAGATTTCAGCTGCAAATTCATAAGTTCATCTGGGATCCTGATGCGAAGGGGGTGTAG
- a CDS encoding thioredoxin family protein translates to MAITAITSVQEFDEKVLGSKGLTIVDFWAGWCEPCIVMRPEVEAVAEKLKGEVQFFTVDAEDKNLRGILLKEDIDGIPSLVFFRDGKMLDSLVGYKKADILEELIREAIK, encoded by the coding sequence ATGGCAATTACAGCGATTACTAGTGTACAAGAATTTGATGAAAAAGTACTTGGCTCCAAGGGTTTGACTATTGTTGATTTCTGGGCAGGTTGGTGTGAACCCTGTATCGTTATGCGTCCCGAGGTGGAGGCGGTGGCCGAAAAATTAAAAGGTGAAGTACAGTTTTTCACCGTTGATGCGGAGGATAAAAATCTACGAGGTATTTTGCTGAAAGAAGATATCGATGGCATCCCATCCTTGGTATTTTTCCGGGACGGTAAAATGCTCGATTCTCTTGTGGGCTATAAGAAAGCTGACATTCTTGAAGAGCTCATCAGAGAAGCAATCAAATAA
- the folE gene encoding GTP cyclohydrolase I, with product MDTEKIESLVYQLLEALGEDPDRAGLVETPKRVAQMMAEVYEGIRYTNAEIAEMYGKTFPVDTDQMVVVKNITCFSHCEHHMALMYDMSISIGYIPKGRVIGLSKVPRIAEMCCKRLQLQEKIGEDIAEVISMATGSEDVIVHITSSHSCMSARGIKSTDSKTTTLATKGVFNEDGMIQRFMLMKES from the coding sequence ATGGACACGGAAAAAATCGAATCACTAGTGTATCAGCTCTTGGAAGCGTTAGGGGAAGATCCCGATCGTGCGGGGCTGGTAGAAACGCCGAAGCGCGTTGCTCAGATGATGGCGGAGGTATATGAAGGCATTCGGTATACCAATGCGGAAATTGCCGAAATGTATGGAAAAACATTTCCCGTAGATACTGATCAGATGGTGGTCGTTAAGAATATTACGTGTTTCTCTCACTGCGAACACCATATGGCGCTCATGTATGATATGAGCATCAGCATCGGATATATTCCGAAAGGCCGCGTCATCGGTTTGTCCAAGGTGCCGCGTATTGCGGAAATGTGTTGTAAACGATTACAGTTGCAGGAAAAAATCGGAGAGGATATCGCCGAGGTCATCTCTATGGCGACGGGGTCCGAGGACGTCATCGTTCATATTACGTCATCGCATAGTTGTATGAGTGCCCGCGGTATTAAATCGACGGACAGTAAAACGACGACATTGGCTACGAAGGGCGTATTTAATGAGGACGGTATGATTCAACGATTTATGCTGATGAAAGAGTCCTGA
- a CDS encoding tRNA (adenine(22)-N(1))-methyltransferase — MEPRPMMDRLEAVFSIVPKARAIADIGTDHGYLAVELINRNRADFVIAGDVHKGPLASARAYVESCNLQGRIDCRLGDGLKVTKRGELTGAICCGMGGFLIRDIVDAGPEPLEFYVLQPQNGQKELRQYMVQKGYIIVLEVIVEDNGKLYTAFLAVRDDCVESYTGIAEYPDVYAELSEDSLLWSIGALLEQERPPLWNTYIEYLIYQRQCALNGMTDALSHTDKYKELAGEIAYLRTLL; from the coding sequence ATGGAACCTAGACCAATGATGGATCGTTTGGAAGCGGTGTTTTCCATCGTTCCGAAGGCACGAGCTATAGCTGATATCGGAACTGATCACGGCTATTTGGCGGTGGAGCTGATTAACCGTAATCGGGCGGACTTTGTCATTGCCGGAGATGTTCATAAGGGGCCTCTTGCTTCGGCCAGGGCTTATGTAGAGTCGTGTAATCTGCAAGGGCGTATCGACTGTCGTCTGGGCGATGGCCTGAAAGTCACGAAACGAGGCGAATTGACGGGGGCCATCTGTTGCGGTATGGGAGGCTTTCTGATTCGGGATATCGTGGATGCGGGGCCGGAGCCGTTGGAGTTTTATGTGCTGCAGCCGCAAAACGGTCAAAAAGAATTGCGCCAATATATGGTGCAAAAGGGATATATAATCGTTCTTGAAGTCATCGTAGAGGATAACGGCAAATTATATACGGCGTTTTTAGCCGTTCGCGATGATTGTGTCGAGTCCTATACAGGTATAGCCGAGTATCCAGATGTATATGCTGAGCTTTCAGAGGATTCTCTGCTGTGGTCCATCGGAGCGCTGCTTGAACAAGAGCGTCCACCGCTATGGAATACATATATAGAATATCTGATATATCAACGCCAATGTGCGTTGAATGGAATGACGGATGCGTTGAGTCATACGGATAAATATAAAGAACTCGCTGGGGAAATCGCGTACTTAAGGACATTGTTGTAA
- a CDS encoding Nif3-like dinuclear metal center hexameric protein codes for MTTVQHVIDVMERLAPRSYAASWDNVGLMVGNRKTVVKSILTTLDVTTEAIGYAVEHNCNLIVSHHPLIFKGLKQVSSDTALGRMIEMLITNQIAVYSAHTNLDIAPGGLNDMLAERLGLIDVQGFIKTGEDVLYKISTFVPEGAADAVRIAMGEAGAGRIGNYDYCSFSVNGEGRFRGNDQSHPVIGEAGTMTIVPEVQINAIVDATNFNAVLMAMKEAHPYEEVAYEVVSLAEPNGAIQYLGRIGRLPNALKMDTFREWVQEALPDANIRFCGVVPEKIQSVALCSGAGAEFIKDAARYKVDAYVTGDVKYHDAQLAKESGILVVDAGHFGTESIVAYGLREYLEASSLEVPVHAYGEQQDFFFL; via the coding sequence ATGACAACTGTTCAACATGTTATAGATGTGATGGAACGGCTGGCACCTCGGTCTTATGCGGCGTCATGGGATAATGTAGGCCTTATGGTAGGCAATCGAAAGACGGTTGTTAAAAGTATTCTTACGACGTTGGACGTGACGACGGAGGCAATCGGGTATGCGGTAGAACATAATTGCAATCTTATCGTCAGTCATCATCCGTTGATTTTTAAAGGTCTTAAACAGGTGTCTTCAGATACGGCTCTGGGACGAATGATTGAAATGTTGATTACCAATCAAATCGCCGTATATAGCGCTCATACAAATCTTGATATCGCACCGGGCGGATTGAATGATATGTTGGCGGAACGGTTGGGACTCATAGATGTACAAGGGTTTATTAAAACCGGAGAAGATGTGCTGTATAAGATATCCACCTTCGTACCTGAAGGTGCAGCTGATGCGGTGCGTATCGCCATGGGAGAGGCCGGTGCCGGTCGAATCGGAAATTACGATTATTGCAGTTTCAGCGTGAACGGAGAAGGGCGATTCAGAGGAAATGATCAGTCTCATCCTGTCATCGGCGAAGCGGGGACGATGACTATTGTGCCGGAGGTACAAATCAATGCGATTGTGGATGCTACGAATTTCAATGCTGTTTTGATGGCTATGAAAGAGGCGCATCCTTATGAAGAGGTGGCTTATGAAGTCGTATCTCTGGCTGAACCGAACGGAGCGATTCAATATTTAGGACGCATAGGCAGATTGCCGAACGCATTAAAGATGGATACATTTCGCGAATGGGTGCAGGAAGCTTTGCCCGATGCGAATATCCGCTTTTGCGGTGTAGTGCCGGAGAAGATTCAGTCCGTTGCACTTTGTTCCGGTGCCGGAGCCGAGTTTATCAAGGATGCGGCTCGATATAAGGTTGATGCCTATGTGACAGGCGATGTGAAGTATCATGATGCACAACTGGCGAAAGAATCGGGAATCCTCGTTGTAGACGCCGGTCATTTCGGTACGGAATCCATCGTGGCTTACGGTTTACGTGAGTATTTAGAGGCCTCCTCATTGGAGGTTCCTGTTCACGCTTATGGAGAACAACAGGACTTTTTCTTTTTATAA
- the rny gene encoding ribonuclease Y, which translates to MVLIGLGVGYFLRKNIAEGKLNQAEQEAERIIANGVRTAESKKKEALLEAKEEIHKLRSDVERENKDRRSELQRMERRILQKEESLDKKLDNIEHKEEALHRKEADLAHSREKVEALYEKQMAELERISGMTFEEAKNILLTNVEQEIRHETAIMVKEMEQQAKDEAEKKAKEIISSAIQRCAADHVAETTVSVVALPNDEMKGRIIGREGRNIRALETLTGIDLIIDDTPEAVILSGFDPIRREVARIALEKLIVDGRFHPARIEEMVGKARKEVDQTIKEAGEQATFEADVHGLHPEIVKILGRLKYRTSYGQNVLKHSIEVSHLAGLMAAELGCDVTLAKRGGLIHDIGKALDRELEGSHVQIGVDVARKYRESAAVVNCIGAHHGDEEFQTVEAVLVAAADAISAARPGARRETLENYLKRLSKLEEIAESFEGVEKCFAIQAGREIRVVVKPDKIDEADSTLLVRNIVKRIESELEYPGQIKVVVIRETRVVDYAK; encoded by the coding sequence ATGGTACTGATTGGACTAGGGGTAGGCTATTTTTTACGTAAAAATATTGCTGAAGGAAAACTGAATCAAGCTGAACAAGAGGCTGAACGCATCATTGCAAACGGTGTGCGTACAGCAGAGTCTAAAAAGAAGGAAGCTTTATTAGAAGCGAAGGAAGAAATTCATAAGCTCCGTTCCGACGTGGAACGAGAAAATAAAGACCGTCGTTCCGAATTACAGCGTATGGAACGTCGTATTCTTCAAAAAGAAGAATCTTTGGATAAAAAATTAGACAACATTGAACACAAAGAGGAAGCTTTACATCGCAAAGAAGCTGACTTAGCCCACAGTCGTGAAAAGGTCGAAGCTCTATATGAGAAACAAATGGCGGAATTGGAACGCATTTCCGGCATGACCTTTGAAGAGGCAAAGAATATCTTGTTAACTAATGTGGAACAGGAAATTCGTCATGAAACGGCTATTATGGTTAAGGAAATGGAACAGCAAGCTAAGGATGAAGCGGAGAAAAAGGCGAAAGAAATTATCTCCTCCGCAATCCAACGTTGTGCTGCTGACCATGTAGCGGAAACTACCGTATCCGTAGTGGCATTGCCGAATGATGAAATGAAGGGACGTATTATCGGTCGTGAAGGTCGTAATATTCGCGCTCTTGAAACATTAACCGGTATTGATTTGATTATCGATGATACTCCGGAAGCAGTTATTTTATCCGGTTTCGATCCTATTCGTCGCGAAGTGGCTCGTATAGCATTGGAAAAATTGATTGTCGATGGTCGTTTTCATCCGGCTCGTATTGAAGAAATGGTTGGTAAGGCTCGTAAAGAGGTGGACCAAACCATTAAAGAAGCCGGCGAACAGGCAACTTTTGAGGCTGATGTTCATGGCTTACATCCTGAGATCGTTAAGATTTTGGGTCGATTGAAATACCGTACCAGCTACGGTCAAAATGTATTGAAACATTCTATTGAGGTCTCTCATTTGGCAGGGTTGATGGCAGCTGAACTGGGCTGTGATGTGACACTGGCTAAACGAGGTGGCTTAATCCATGATATTGGTAAAGCTTTGGACCGGGAGCTTGAAGGTTCTCATGTTCAAATCGGTGTCGATGTGGCACGTAAATATCGTGAAAGTGCAGCAGTTGTTAACTGCATCGGGGCTCATCATGGTGATGAAGAGTTCCAAACTGTAGAGGCTGTATTGGTAGCCGCTGCAGATGCAATCTCCGCAGCTCGTCCTGGAGCACGCAGAGAAACATTAGAAAACTATTTGAAACGTTTATCTAAATTGGAAGAAATCGCAGAATCCTTCGAAGGCGTTGAAAAATGTTTTGCTATTCAAGCCGGTCGAGAGATTCGCGTTGTAGTAAAGCCGGATAAGATTGATGAAGCCGATTCAACATTACTTGTTCGGAATATTGTAAAACGCATCGAGTCTGAACTTGAATATCCCGGCCAGATTAAGGTTGTGGTTATTCGTGAAACTCGCGTCGTGGATTACGCAAAATAA
- the dnaG gene encoding DNA primase: MSRYFENELIEQIKDANDIVSVISEHVALKKRGKNYWGCCPFHNEKTPSFSVAPDKGFYYCFGCHASGNAIKFLMELDHLTFVEALERLANRANIPLPEAKLSPEQRARDERRKKLYEACDLAATFFHNCLTQTSMGKPGLDYLKRRGLTKETIEKFKLGFAPDGWDKLYHAFHERGIEDSILLELNLVRKNQKGQFYDFFRNRVMFPIMDGKGRVVAFGGRVMDDSTPKYLNSPESPIFEKGKILFAFDKAYKSIRQEKQAILVEGYMDVISAHNQGVTNVVASLGTAYTKDHGHILMRQADEIVLAYDMDGAGRQAASRAIELLQNTDFKVRVLAMPDGKDPDDYVRNHGAKAFKELIAQAVKPLDYLLSESLIKHDTNDTEGKQAVLADVFPYIANIHSQTQRDDALKALALPLWLDNSSIFRYFRDYVKKGQIELVDMASVPLPTKELVKGDEERLLSLAFTDGDVLQEVMNYLPLEDFQKNEYRVIIEKIYTLFMKEHRLDESSIQSVLTAQEYDIYSRLLVMCDDDDKVQVPGLIRKIRLHSLREQYKTHSIMADQLKRAGDSTFISELHKCQDIQNLIREWSK; this comes from the coding sequence ATGAGTCGGTATTTTGAAAATGAATTAATTGAGCAGATAAAAGATGCCAATGACATTGTATCGGTCATATCCGAACATGTGGCCTTAAAGAAGCGGGGCAAGAACTATTGGGGTTGCTGCCCCTTTCATAATGAAAAGACGCCTTCCTTTAGTGTAGCTCCGGATAAGGGGTTTTATTATTGTTTTGGCTGCCACGCATCGGGCAATGCCATTAAATTCCTTATGGAGCTCGATCATCTTACCTTTGTGGAGGCGTTGGAGCGATTAGCGAATCGGGCGAATATTCCCTTGCCGGAGGCAAAATTGTCACCGGAACAGCGGGCCCGTGATGAAAGGCGTAAGAAATTATATGAAGCTTGTGATTTAGCGGCCACGTTTTTTCACAATTGTTTGACCCAAACCTCTATGGGAAAGCCGGGGCTTGATTATCTAAAAAGGCGGGGGCTTACAAAGGAAACGATAGAAAAATTTAAGCTCGGCTTTGCACCTGATGGATGGGATAAACTGTATCATGCTTTTCATGAGCGAGGTATAGAGGATTCGATTCTGCTGGAGTTGAATTTGGTTCGGAAGAATCAAAAGGGGCAGTTTTACGACTTCTTCAGAAATAGAGTCATGTTTCCGATTATGGACGGAAAAGGTCGTGTAGTCGCCTTCGGGGGTCGTGTTATGGATGACAGCACTCCGAAGTATTTAAACTCTCCTGAATCCCCAATCTTTGAGAAGGGAAAAATCTTGTTCGCTTTTGATAAAGCCTATAAATCGATCCGTCAGGAAAAGCAGGCTATTCTTGTAGAAGGGTATATGGATGTTATTTCCGCTCATAATCAGGGGGTGACGAATGTGGTGGCCTCTTTAGGTACCGCATATACCAAGGATCACGGACATATCCTGATGCGTCAGGCCGATGAAATCGTCCTCGCCTATGATATGGACGGGGCCGGGCGTCAGGCGGCGTCACGGGCGATTGAATTATTGCAGAATACGGATTTTAAGGTACGTGTTCTCGCCATGCCGGATGGGAAAGATCCGGACGATTATGTGCGGAATCACGGGGCGAAAGCCTTTAAAGAGCTTATTGCTCAGGCGGTAAAGCCTCTCGACTATCTTTTAAGTGAATCGCTAATCAAGCATGATACGAATGATACGGAAGGCAAGCAGGCGGTATTGGCGGACGTATTTCCGTATATCGCGAATATCCACAGTCAGACGCAGCGCGATGATGCGCTCAAGGCGTTGGCTTTGCCGTTGTGGCTTGATAACAGCAGTATCTTCAGATACTTTAGAGATTACGTAAAAAAGGGACAGATTGAACTTGTCGATATGGCCTCTGTACCATTGCCTACCAAGGAATTGGTGAAAGGCGATGAAGAGCGGTTACTGTCATTAGCTTTTACGGATGGAGACGTCTTGCAAGAAGTGATGAACTATCTGCCTTTGGAAGACTTTCAAAAAAATGAATATCGAGTTATAATAGAAAAGATTTACACCTTATTTATGAAAGAGCACCGTTTAGATGAATCCAGCATTCAAAGTGTTTTGACGGCGCAGGAGTATGATATATATTCAAGATTGTTAGTGATGTGTGATGATGACGATAAGGTGCAAGTGCCCGGATTAATCCGTAAGATTAGGCTTCATTCGTTGCGTGAACAGTATAAAACGCATTCAATTATGGCGGATCAATTAAAACGGGCAGGAGATTCGACGTTTATTAGCGAATTACATAAGTGTCAGGATATACAGAATTTGATCAGAGAATGGTCTAAGTAA
- the rpoD gene encoding RNA polymerase sigma factor RpoD, which translates to MAKKVQKSQIEEIVDQLLEKGRKTGVLTQSEISDALHEQSDLTAEQLDDIYTTLGKLNIDIVSDVDADDDHEDDNPIEPDDGEDDEENGASEKHISIDLSVDSGVNIDDPVRMYLKEIGRVPLLSADEEIVLAKQIEAGAEEDATYKEIQLSKKAKKKLVDANLRLVVSIAKRYVGRGMLFLDLIQEGNLGLIKAVDKFDYTKGYKFSTYATWWIRQAITRAIADQARTIRIPVHMVETINKLIRISRQLLQDKGREPLPEEIAEGMGITVERVREIQKIAQEPVSLETPIGEEEDSHLGDFIEDQDAIAPDDAASYILLQEQIEDVFTCLTDREQQVLILRFGLKDGKPRTLEEVGQHFNVTRERIRQIEGKALTKLRNRGKRDKIKDFL; encoded by the coding sequence GTGGCTAAGAAAGTACAAAAAAGTCAAATTGAGGAGATTGTGGATCAACTTCTTGAAAAAGGCCGGAAGACCGGTGTGTTGACGCAATCAGAGATTTCAGATGCTCTTCACGAGCAATCGGATCTCACTGCAGAACAATTAGATGACATTTATACTACTCTGGGTAAGCTTAATATTGATATCGTATCCGATGTGGATGCGGACGATGATCATGAAGATGATAATCCGATTGAGCCGGATGATGGTGAGGATGATGAGGAAAACGGTGCGAGTGAAAAACATATTTCCATCGATCTCAGCGTGGATTCCGGTGTAAATATCGATGATCCGGTGCGTATGTACCTTAAGGAAATCGGGCGTGTTCCATTGTTATCGGCCGACGAAGAAATCGTGTTGGCGAAACAGATTGAAGCCGGTGCCGAGGAAGATGCTACCTATAAGGAAATTCAACTCAGTAAAAAGGCTAAGAAGAAGTTGGTTGATGCGAACTTGCGTCTCGTTGTGAGTATCGCGAAACGTTATGTGGGTCGAGGCATGTTGTTCCTGGATTTGATTCAGGAAGGTAATCTCGGTCTTATTAAAGCGGTGGATAAATTTGATTATACGAAGGGGTATAAGTTCTCCACCTATGCTACCTGGTGGATTCGTCAAGCCATTACGCGTGCCATTGCTGATCAGGCTCGTACCATTCGTATTCCGGTGCATATGGTGGAAACCATCAATAAATTGATTCGTATTTCCAGACAATTATTACAGGATAAGGGCCGTGAGCCGTTACCTGAGGAAATTGCGGAAGGTATGGGCATTACCGTAGAGCGCGTGCGTGAAATTCAAAAGATTGCACAGGAACCGGTATCGTTGGAAACGCCGATCGGTGAAGAGGAAGACTCCCATTTGGGGGACTTCATCGAGGATCAGGATGCGATCGCTCCGGATGATGCGGCAAGCTACATTTTGTTGCAGGAGCAGATCGAAGACGTATTCACGTGCTTAACGGATCGGGAACAGCAGGTGTTGATTCTGCGTTTCGGGTTGAAGGATGGTAAACCTCGGACTCTTGAAGAAGTGGGACAACATTTCAATGTTACGAGAGAACGCATTCGTCAGATTGAAGGCAAGGCCTTAACGAAGTTACGAAACCGCGGAAAACGCGATAAGATTAAAGACTTTTTATAA
- the recA gene encoding recombinase RecA, with protein sequence MAVDGRQAALDNALKQIEKDFGKGAIMRLGEAADRMNVEVISSGSLAIDIAVGVGGFPRGRVIEIYGPESSGKTTVALHAVAEAQKQGGIAAFIDAEHAMDPVYARNLGVDINNLLISQPDNGEQALEITEALVRSGAVDIVVVDSVAALVPKAEIDGEMGDAHVGLQARLMSKALRKLTGIISKSKTVVIFINQLREKVGVMFGNPETTTGGRALKFYSSVRLDVRKGELIKANNENVGARTKVKVVKNKVAPPFKTAEFDLMYGEGISKTGTLIDIGTNMEIINKSGAWYSYNGERMGQGKEAAKQYLADNPQIADEIDRIIRDTLAVGTEELDVIGEDTTEEV encoded by the coding sequence ATGGCTGTTGACGGCAGACAAGCAGCGTTGGATAACGCGTTAAAACAAATTGAAAAAGATTTCGGTAAAGGAGCGATTATGCGCCTTGGTGAAGCGGCGGATCGCATGAATGTAGAGGTAATCTCATCCGGTTCCCTAGCCATTGATATCGCGGTCGGCGTAGGGGGATTCCCTCGTGGCCGCGTCATCGAAATTTACGGTCCTGAATCATCCGGTAAAACAACGGTTGCACTGCATGCCGTAGCAGAGGCGCAAAAGCAGGGCGGTATTGCCGCTTTCATCGATGCGGAACATGCGATGGATCCCGTATATGCGCGTAATTTAGGTGTGGATATCAATAATTTGTTGATTTCTCAACCGGATAATGGTGAACAGGCCCTTGAAATCACGGAGGCCCTCGTTCGCAGCGGTGCCGTAGATATCGTCGTTGTTGACTCCGTTGCAGCGTTAGTGCCGAAAGCGGAAATCGACGGTGAGATGGGGGATGCTCACGTAGGCTTGCAGGCTCGTCTGATGAGTAAAGCATTGCGTAAGTTAACCGGTATTATCAGCAAGTCTAAAACGGTTGTTATCTTTATTAACCAGTTGCGTGAAAAGGTTGGCGTCATGTTCGGCAATCCTGAAACGACAACGGGCGGTCGTGCTTTGAAATTCTATTCCTCCGTGCGTTTAGATGTGCGTAAGGGCGAGCTTATTAAAGCAAATAATGAAAATGTAGGGGCTCGTACAAAGGTTAAGGTTGTTAAAAATAAAGTAGCCCCTCCATTCAAAACGGCTGAATTTGATTTGATGTACGGTGAAGGCATCTCCAAGACGGGAACGCTTATCGATATCGGTACGAACATGGAAATCATCAATAAATCCGGTGCATGGTATTCCTATAACGGAGAACGCATGGGTCAAGGCAAGGAAGCGGCAAAACAATATTTGGCTGATAATCCTCAAATTGCTGATGAAATCGATCGTATCATCCGCGATACCTTAGCCGTTGGTACGGAGGAACTCGATGTAATCGGTGAAGATACGACCGAAGAAGTATAA
- a CDS encoding regulatory protein RecX, protein MSDETLQAAMDQAYRFLAQRFLSSYELTQKMRRKQISDDVIECVLERLRYYNYINDERLSEQVLTYLMKEEKYGVYMIKQKMKLRGLDIPQDIASYDEVKAAYRVVEKKFGSVLKEDVTPRVKVFNFLKYRGFATHTIRIVCDDFYD, encoded by the coding sequence ATGAGTGATGAAACATTACAGGCCGCCATGGATCAGGCTTACCGATTTTTAGCACAGCGATTTTTGAGTTCTTATGAACTGACTCAAAAGATGCGACGCAAACAAATCTCGGATGATGTCATCGAATGTGTGTTAGAGCGTCTGCGATATTATAATTATATTAACGATGAACGCTTGTCAGAACAGGTGTTGACGTATTTGATGAAAGAAGAAAAATACGGTGTTTATATGATTAAGCAGAAGATGAAACTTCGTGGGCTTGATATACCGCAGGATATAGCATCTTATGATGAGGTAAAGGCGGCCTATCGTGTAGTGGAGAAAAAATTCGGTTCTGTTTTAAAAGAGGATGTTACACCTCGGGTAAAAGTTTTTAATTTTCTCAAATACAGGGGGTTTGCAACACATACGATTCGTATTGTATGTGATGATTTTTATGACTGA